A window of Conger conger chromosome 13, fConCon1.1, whole genome shotgun sequence contains these coding sequences:
- the LOC133107406 gene encoding olfactory receptor 4B13-like, producing the protein MENVSAVTSFIFTAYTEMEDHRYLYISCFLFLYILILLANSVLIIVIFSEKGLHKPMYLFICNLAVNEIYGSTSLLPSIMNHLVSHNYGISLTGCLLQIFFVHSYNAVEFTILAVMGYDRYVAICQPLHYHQLMSHRKMCILIALSWVYPNIFFGFYFILTIQQTFCGRFIERVYCTNFPLVRLSCLDTTLHSIIGLAFFFVLPGPQIFMILFSYAQILRICLLASKESQAKALQTCTPHLLAVINYVFGVLFEIIQSRFNMTHVAYNARIFMSLYFLIIPPLFNPLIYGISIQAIRVQIFKLFSGKKVNNLH; encoded by the coding sequence ATGGAAAAtgtatcagcagtgacatccttCATATTCACAGCATACACTGAAATGGAAGATCatagatatttatatatttcatgttttctttttttatacattctgaTACTATTGGCCAACTCAGTTCTAATCATAGTAATTTTCAGTGAGAAAGGACTGCATAAgcccatgtatttatttatttgcaatttaGCAGTAAATGAAATTTATGGCAGCACATCTTTACTACCATCAATAATGAATCATTTAGTGTCTCATAATTATGGAATTTCTCTAACTGGTTGTCTTTTACAGATATTTTTTGTCCACTCTTATAATGCAGTTGAATTTACTATTTTAGCAGTGATGGGCTATGACCGGTATGTTGCCATTTGTCAGCCATTACACTATCACCAATTAATGTCTCACAGGAAAATGTGTATCCTTATTGCTTTATCCTGGGTTTATCCAAATATtttctttggattttattttatattaactATACAACAAACATTCTGTGGCAGATTTATAGAGAGAGTGTATTGTACAAATTTTCCCTTAGTCAGACTGTCTTGTCTTGATACGACTCTTCATAGCATAATTGGActggcatttttttttgttttacctggCCCTCAGATTTTTATGATACTATTTTCCTATGCCCAAATACTCAGAATCTGTCTGCTTGCTTCTAAGGAATCTCAGGCCAAAGCTCTTCAAACATGTACCCCGCACCTACTGGCTGTGATTAACTATGTGTTTGGAGTATTATTTGAGATCATTCAAAGTCGTTTCAACATGACTCATGTAGCTTATAATGCTCGCATATTCATGTCCCTTTACTTTTTGATAATCCCTCCACTTTTTAATCCTCTTATTTATGGAATTAGCATTCAAGCAATCAGGGTCCAGATTTTCAAACTGTTTAGTggtaaaaaagtaaataatctCCACTAA
- the LOC133107407 gene encoding olfactory receptor 4B13-like, producing the protein MENVSAVTSFIFMAYTEMEDHRYLYILCFLLLYILILLANSVLIIVIFTEKGLHKPMYLFICNLAVNEIYGSTSLLPSIMNHLVSHNYEISLTGCLLQIFFVHSYNAVEFTILAVMGYDRYVAICHPLHYHQLMSHRRMYILIASSWVYPHIYFGLYFILTVRQTFCNMFIESLYCSNFPLVRLSCLDTTLHSIIGLALLVVLPGPHIFMILFSYAQILRICLLASKESQVKALQTCTPHLLAVINYVFGVLFEVIQSRFNMSHVPYNARIFMSLYFLIIPPLFNPVIYGLNVNSIRIQIFQLFNGKKVNHLH; encoded by the coding sequence ATGGAAAAtgtatcagcagtgacatccttCATATTCATGGCATACACTGAAATGGAAGATCatagatatttatatattttatgttttcttcttttatacATTCTGATATTACTGGCCAACTCAGTTCTAATCATAGTCATTTTCACTGAGAAAGGACTGCATAAgcccatgtatttatttatctgcaaTTTAGCAGTAAATGAAATTTATGGCAGCACATCTTTACTGCCATCAATAATGAATCATTTAGTGTCTCATAATTATGAAATTTCTCTAACTGGTTGTCTTTTACAGATATTTTTTGTCCACTCTTATAATGCAGTTGAATTTACTATTTTAGCAGTGATGGGCTATGACCGGTATGTTGCCATTTGTCACCCATTACACTATCACCAATTAATGTCTCACAGAAGAATGTATATCCTTATTGCCTCATCCTGGGTTTATCCCCATATCTACTTTggattgtattttatattaacTGTAAGACAAACGTTCTGTAACATGTTTATAGAAAGCTTGTACTGTAGCAATTTTCCTTTAGTCAGACTGTCTTGTCTTGATACGACTCTTCATAGCATAATTGGACTGGCATTACTTGTTGTTTTACCTGGCCCTCATATTTTCATGATACTATTTTCCTATGCCCAAATACTCAGAATCTGTTTGCTTGCTTCTAAGGAATCTCAGGTGAAAGCTCTTCAAACATGCACTCCACACCTACTTGCTGTGATTAATTACGTGTTTGGAGTATTATTTGAGGTCATTCAAAGTCGTTTCAACATGAGTCATGTACCGTATAATGCTCGCATATTCATGTCCCTTTACTTCCTGATAATCCCCCCACTGTTTAATCCTGTAATTTATGGTTTGAATGTGAATTCCATAAGAATTCAGATTTTCCAACTGTTTAATGGTAAAAAAGTAAATCATCTCCACTAA
- the LOC133107409 gene encoding olfactory receptor 6E1-like — protein sequence MENGSVVTSFILMAYTELEDHRYVYFTGFLLLFILMVLSNVILITVIYIERGLHEPMYFFMCNFAVNGIYGSISLFPSLLAHLVSHTYEISLAACLLQIFCIHTYGSVEFTALAVMGYDRYVAICHPLHYHQLMSHRKVCILIGLSWICPCIIFGLYFILTIQHTFCDRFIEKVYCINFELVKRSCFETFYQSKVGFIVTCFLILPQLLMILFSYVQILRVCLYASKESQTKAIQICTPHLLAVINYVVGCLFEIVQSRFNMSHVPYKARIFMSLYFLMFPPIFNPIIYGLSIQAIRVQISKLFNSEQLRHR from the coding sequence ATGGAGAACGGATCAGTGGTGACATCATTCATATTGATGGCATACACTGAACTGGAAGACCACAGATATGTATACTTCACAGGATTCTTGCTATTGTTCATCCTCATGGTATTATCAAATGTAATTCTTATTACAGTAATTTACATTGAGAGAGGTCTACATGAacccatgtatttttttatgtgtaatTTTGCTGTTAATGGAATTTATGGCAGCATATCTTTATTTCCATCATTACTTGCTCATTTAGTGTCTCATACTTATGAAATATCTCTGGCTGCTTGTCTTTTACAGATATTTTGTATCCACACATATGGTTCGGTTGAATTTACTGCTTTAGCAGTGATGGGCTATGACCGGTATGTTGCTATTTGTCACCCATTACACTATCACCAATTAATGTCACATAGAAAAGTGTGCATACTTATTGGATTGTCCTGGATTTGTCCTTGTATTATTTTTGGACTCTATTTCATATTGACTATACAGCATACTTTTTGTGACAGGTTCATCGAAAAGGTGTATTGTATAAATTTTGAATTAGTCAAACGGTCTTGTTTTGAGACTTTTTATCAGAGCAAAGTTGGCTTTattgtaacttgttttttgatCCTTCCACAGCTGCTTATGATACTATTTTCCTACGTGCAAATACTCAGAGTCTGCCTGTATGCTTCTAAGGAATCTCAGACCAAAGCCATTCAAATATGTACCCCACACCTACTGGCTGTGATTAACTATGTGGTGGGATGCTTATTTGAAATTGTCCAGAGTCGCTTCAACATGAGTCATGTGCCTTATAAAGCTCGCATATTCATGTCCCTTTACTTTCTAATGTTTCCACCCATATTTAACCCCATCATTTATGGACTTAGCATTCAAGCCATAAGAGTTCAGATTTCTAAACTGTTTAATAGTGAACAGTTGCGCCACAGATGA
- the LOC133107410 gene encoding olfactory receptor 6E1-like has translation MENGSVVTSFILMAYTELEDHRYVYFTGFLLLFILMVLSNVILITVIYIERGLHEPMYFFMCNFAVNGIYGSISLFPSLLAHLVSHTYEISLAACLLQIFCIHTYGSVEFTALAVMGYDRYVAICHPLHYHQIMSLRKVCILIALSWICPCILFGLYFILTIQHTFCDRFIEKVYCINFELVKRSCLDTSFQSKIGFVVTIFVVVPQLLMILFSYAQILRICLYASKESQAKALQTCTPHLLAVINYVVGCLFEIIQSRFNMSHVPYKARIFMSLYFLMFPPIFNPIIYGLSIQAIRVQIYKLCNCKQFHHR, from the coding sequence ATGGAGAACGGATCGGTGGTGACATCATTCATATTGATGGCATACACCGAACTGGAAGACCACAGATATGTATACTTCACAGGATTCTTGCTATTGTTCATCCTCATGGTATTATCAAATGTAATTCTTATTACAGTAATTTACATTGAGAGAGGTCTACATGAacccatgtatttttttatgtgtaatTTTGCTGTTAATGGAATTTATGGCAGCATATCTTTATTTCCATCATTACTTGCTCATTTAGTGTCTCATACTTATGAAATATCTCTGGCTGCTTGTCTTTTACAGATATTTTGTATCCACACATATGGTTCGGTTGAATTTACTGCTTTAGCAGTGATGGGCTATGACCGGTATGTTGCTATTTGTCACCCATTACACTATCACCAAATAATGTCACTTAGAAAAGTGTGCATACTTATTGCATTGTCCTGGATTTGTCCTTGTATTCTTTTTGGACTCTATTTCATATTAACTATACAGCATACTTTTTGTGACAGGTTTATCGAAAAGGTGTATTGTATAAATTTTGAATTAGTCAAACGGTCTTGTCTTGATACTTCTTTTCAGAGCAAAATTGGCTTTGTTGTcactatttttgttgttgttccacAGCTGCTCATGATACTATTTTCCTATGCGCAAATACTCAGAATCTGCCTGTATGCTTCTAAGGAATCTCAGGCCAAAGCTCTTCAAACATGTACCCCACACTTATTGGCTGTGATTAACTATGTGGTGGGTTGCTTATTTGAAATTATCCAGAGTCGCTTCAACATGAGTCATGTGCCTTATAAAGCTCGCATATTCATGTCCCTTTACTTTCTAATGTTTCCACCCATATTTAACCCCATCATTTATGGACTCAGCATTCAGGCCATAAGAGTTCAGATTTATAAACTGTGTAATTGTAAACAGTTCCACCACAGATGA